DNA sequence from the Malus domestica chromosome 06, GDT2T_hap1 genome:
TGGGTGTGCTTAGCCATTGATAAGTGTCTTTGTGCTTCACATagaaggagagggagatgaGGCAAGGAATGgggatgatggtggtggtgttgtCGTGGTTGTTTGGGGGTTAGTGGCTCGGAGAGGAAAGGTGAGTACAGAGAGagacttgagagagagagtgatgaaAGGGACTTGAGAGTTGTGAGGAGGGAGAAAGGGCACGGGTCCAAAAAGGAAGAAAGGGGAGAGGGCCGGGGAACCAAAAAGGAAATGGGCCCCAATGGCACACGGTTTAAGACCCACAAAAGCAACATTAACAAAATATCTTTCAACCGAAGGTGgaaattacaaaaatgcccttccgTTCCGTAAATTCCAAAATAGGTCATTACACTTTCAATATCTTATCAATGACTTATCTTGTACAACTGGGCATGGGCGGTTTTGTTGCCGaattgttagtttttttttaataattactaATCAGAATTTAAGATTCGACTCGAAACATATTCAATTTAAATGAGATTGCATACAACCCAATGAGAGCTTAGACTCCGACTCGATCCAATCCTACCCAATTTGCATTGGTTTGGATTCTATTATATTAACACTTTTAGTAATGAGTGACTCGCGGTAGTATACTCATGTCCTTTTTGCTTACTAAGTCAAATCAAGACTAATTTTTTAACGGTATTTCACTATTGCAAAAATTAAATACCGCGTAAACGGAAAAATAGATGGAGTTAGCTTGTCTAAATTTTCAATCCAAGTGGCAAACAAATTGATGCATGCATTTATGTTTTTTGTAGGTGGCAAACAGGAACAAGACTCGCAAATTCTCATGAATTTGATTTTATCTtccaaaattaaatgaaatactGTAACACATTTCtgccaccatcaccatcaaaaTCCACCACCAAATACAAGTCTACAACACCATTGTCATCTGAGCTTCAAATTCGGCTTCATTTCTTCAAATGTCAGCATTCTCTATCTGACAACTGATCTGAACCTTAAAATTTCAGCTCTAATATTTGAACGCTCGAAAACTCGCCCACTCCCACTAGGCAGAGGCTTTATCACTCCCACTCCGCCTCCAAAGCTGCCTAGGCACGCCTTGGGGCTCATCTTTTAAAACACTGGTTTGTTATATAATAGTTTTACCATCACCGCTGCTCTTTGTGCAATATTTCAATCATTACTTAAATTCAGCAATCAATGTTAGCATGCATGGTAACAGACGACAAAACATCGAAGTGCAAGCAGACGGATCACGAGTTCATTTTGGTAATGTATTTAGAAAAAACAAAGCACTGACACTTGCATAATCCATAAAAACATACGAATCATAGAAACCAGTGAACTATAATGCTAGTGACAAAAGCAAACCAAAATTTTCACTTGCTATGTTGCTTCCCTAGGTCCTTCAGTAACTTTTCGAGGCCTTCCCCTCCCTCGATGCTTTTGTTGACATGGCCGGTTCTTCAAGGTCAATTTCATCCCTGATACAGTGCTTTTTGTACCCAACTTACTGGGTCTCCCTTGTTTTCGCTTTTTCTGGTTGTGATCCAGCTACTTCTGAAATTTATCAGGCAGGGATTCATCGGCAGTTGGAGATGTAGCCAGTTTTTCTTTAGTACGCCTAACTTGTTTTCCCTTTTCTGGTTGTTCCATCTGTTTGTGACATTTATCAGGCAGGGATTCATCGCTGGTTTCAGCTGTAGCCAGTTTTTCTATACAACGCCTCgcttgttttggttttttgggttgTTCCAGTTGCTTCTTACATTTATCAGGCAGAGATGATTCATCGCCGGTTGCAGCTGTggccagttttttttttatgaggccTCGCTCTTTCTTGCTTTTGCGGCTGCTGGTCAGCTGTTGGGAACAAAACCCTCATGGTTGAGTCCACAGTTTCCTTTGGTCTAGGAGGATTCTTCTTTTGATGCTTCGGCTGCTGCAACTCATCATGATGCTCCTCTTGTGGTTGCTCACATTGGTGCTGTGAGGGTGATGATTCTGTCATGGATACAGCCGGATCAGATTGTGAAACACCTTGACTGTGTGAGCGTAGTTTCATATGGCGCAGCTGTTGCAGCTGTACTATAGTTGGGGAAAATTCTACCACTGATCTTGGCTTGAGCTGTGGAGTATGAGGTTCTTCCACGAGCTGCTGGGAAGTGAGAACTAACTCATCAAGaacttttgttgttgttggcttggACTTCAACTTCTTTGTTTTTTGATCCATAGGTTGAGATAAAGCATCAATAGCCGTTGGTCCTAGGTCTTGAAATGCTTCAGTGTTTGGAAGCTCTGTATTCTGGGAAAGGAGGATTGAACCGAGGGTATCTATTGTTGGCTCTGGTGTGCACCGCTTATGCTGGGTAGAATGATTTTCATGTTGATTCTTCTGTTGACATAATTTTTTCCCTCCTGATTTTTGCATTCGAGATCTTCCACTGTTTGAAAGTGATATACACTCCTCATCCAGAGATTGTGAAGGTAAAAAAACTACCCTAGATCCAGTCGCAGCTTGTCCAGATTTGGACAGCATTTTGCTTCGAGGTCGCAGTTGCCTCTGCTGCTGTGTTTGGCCTGTTTTTTCTGCTGATGCCCTCAGCTCTTCAGTCTTTTCAGCTTCTTGAAGgtttggtgtgattgacacttCAGACGTGGACTGCCTCTGGCGCCGCGGACGCAATTGCCGCTGCTGTCCTGGCTCATCTGTCTTTTTCTGCGGTTCAAATGACATCTTAACTGACAAATAGTCAAGTTCCACACCCATTTCCTGTATACATTCCCTAGGCTGCTGCTCATGCTCAAGTTCCTGGGTAATGCCAGAAATTGCTGTCACAAAACATTTATTGATTGTCCCATGCATACACAATTACACATGCATGTAAAGAGTGTTATTTACTTATAAAAAGATGTTTGTATTTGTAATTATCCATCAAAGATCCCATATAAAGCCTTTCCatgcatattcagaattttCCATGTCCAATTACATGTACAATTACATGGTCTTTCTCCAATTCATGCCAAATTTAACTAGCTAGAAATTGTGAGGTTTCTAGTTGCTGCTACCTGACACGCATTTTCCCCTTGTTGATCTGATGGTCTTTGATCCTGAAGGCCCAGCCCCCTAAACTTCTGTTGCTCCTCTGTCTGATGTCGTGCTCGATAGGATTGCTCCGTGACATTTTCTGCCTGCTGCTCCTCTCCATCCTGAAAGAATGTATGAGACTAACATTAAAAGTTCCAGTCCAGGGATAACTTGTCGGTATCTTTCAAATTCTATTCAACTATTTTTGGTGCATGCATAACAACTAGGATGTATGTTGTACATGAGTTGATAAAAGATTCCATAATCACAATGTGGTGTACTGTTAACTTATATGTCCTAGTCTCCAAGAATGCAGTTCCAAGAGAAAATGTCATGGCTGCTACCTGAAACGTAGGTGCCTTCGGCACTCCACAATCAGATTCAGATGGTTTTTTACGCCGAGGAAGCAGTTGCCCTTGCTGACACCACTCCTGTTTTTCCTGTTGCTTTTCACATGACTGCTCAATTTCTGTCAATTCCATCTCAACAGCGTTTTCTTCAATCACATTTTCTGCTTTCTGCTCCTCGTCCTGCATGAATGCATCAAATTGGATCGTAAATTGCTTGTACCATTTTATTTGTAAGTAtgcttatttttaatatttggcaTTCAAAAAAGTAGggcttaaaaagaaaaattatcacTGTTGCTCCTTGGCCATCATGTTGCTATTTCTGTCGTGCTGAAAAGCCACGAACTATATATTCCCTCTTTCTACAAGAACTAAGTAATTAACAGTGATCTTTCCTCTATGTCTGTAATAGGTTTCCTAGTACTATGGGTTTGACGACTCCCTTATGCTAGACAGATCTTCTAACAACGTTTCCTCAACCTTACATGCCATTAACAATTCTCCTGTtgctaaaaaataaataataatacgAAAGCACAACATTGCAGGCGCAAGTAAGTTGTATCAAGAGAAAATTATTGCATTATTTATATACACATTTCAACATTCCATTTCCGTTACAACACAGTTTCAACTTTCAACATTTACCTCAGACAAATGTGATGAACCATGGTGGGGCAATTTTTGACTTGTAAGAGGGCTTGAATTGATCACAATAGCTGCATCTTTCTCTTGCTTATTGGATGATAACTCCTGCATATTGCTGTTTATGAAATGAGATTGACACTTATAAAATAGTCAATAACAAAACTAATATTGAATACATAGCGAAAATGGCTAACCAAGAATCAATGGTCTGGGATATTAAGTCAATTGGCTCTTGTGGCTTATTTTGTTCAGAAATAATTTCAATTTGCTGTTCTGGTGCAGTCAGCTTTTCCATTATTTCAACTTGTTCTTCTAGTAACCGAATTTCTCTTTCAATACCTTCAATCTGTAACCGTCCCGTGGTCATCTCACATTGCTGTTCTTTACTTTGGCACTGTTGTTCAATTTGTCCATCCTCTTGTGCTCGAATTATTTCTTCAGTCGCTTTATAGTTCTGTTCTGTATCAATCTTCTTTTCAAAAGTCACTGCGATTTCTTGCATTTGTATTCGACTTTGCTGTCCATCTGCATCATCTGGCTGTTCATTTTGTTTCTCTGGAGATCCATTTTGATAGCCAATCACGTTATTATGCTGTTCTTCTTCACTTTGCTGCCCACGTTCTCCATGTTGTTCAGTCAATTGATATTCTTCATCTTCATTCACTTTGTCATCATGCTCCGCAATACATTGCTTTTCAACAATCACTGCAATTTCTTGCACATGGGTTTGAGTTTGTTGTCCATTCACTTCATCTTGCAGGTCATCCGAAGATCCATTTTGACTTTCGATCACCATATTATGCTGTTCTTGTGGACTTTGTTGCTTGTGTTCTCCCTGTTTATCAGTGACTTCAACTGGTTCTTCAGTTGCTTTATATTTCTCTTTTGCAGTGTTCTGTTGTTCAACAATCACTGGAACTTCTTCCGTTTGATTTTCACTTTGTTGTCCATTCCCTTTAACACACTGTTCATAAGGAGATACACTTTGATCGTCAATCACCTCACCATGCTGTTCTAGTAGACCTGTGTCTTCACTTTGTTGCCTGTGTGATCTCTGTTCAGTCACTTCAACACATGTCAGCTCGACCCATTCTTCAGCCACTTTACATATCTGGTTTGCATTATTCTGCCTTTCAAAAGTCATTGCAACTTCTTGCATTTGAGTTTGACTTTGTTGTCCATTCAGTTCATTCTGTTCAGTTTGTAGCTCTAGGCATCCATTTTGGTCGTCAATCAACTTAGTATATTCTCCTCGATCGGGTTCTCCAATTTGCATATCATGCTCCCTTTGTTTTTCTGTCATTTCTACTTGTTCCTCAGTTGCTTTCTGTTTTGAATTGGTATGCTTTTCAACAATCACGGCAACTTCTTGAATttcgtttttacttttttgTCCATTCACTTCATCTTGCTGTTCTTCTGGAGATCCATCTTGATCGTCAATCACCTTACTATGCTGTTCTTCTAGACTCGTTTCTTGACTACGTTGCCCATGTTCTCTCTGTTGTTTGGTCTCTTCAACCTGTTCTTCAGTCACTTTATATTTCTGTACTACCATGGCAGCTTCTTGCATTTCCGCTTGTCTATTTTTTCCATTCAATTCATCTTGTAGTTCATTTTGTTTCTCTGGGAAAACGTCTTCATCATCAATCGCTTTACTAAACTCTTCTTTCTGAAGTGGTTCCTGACTTTGCCGTGCATGTTCTCTCTGTTGTCCAGTCAGTTCAACATGTTCTACTGCCAGATTTTCAGGCTCAaaataatttcttcttcttattattCTCCTACCCAGCTCACTTCTCTTCGGTTTCTCCACAGGCTCCCTTCGAGAATAAGAATCAATTTTATGAGCCGGAAGCATATAACAGTTTTTTGAAGCACTAATAATTTCTCCGCTCTCACTAAGTTTCTTCAAATGATGACTCAAGAATCTTTCATGAGCCAATGGCAAACAGTCAAAATGCTCTCTGATAAATTTTGATACTGCTTTTTCAGTCGAACCCCCTTCCTCATTCAACTCAGCAACTGCCTTCTGTATCAtctacaaaaatataaaattctgaagttaaaaaatttggaataatCAGCAAAAATCTACTCAAGAAGCATTAGTATGGAAAAAGAGTCGTACCACAGCATAGGTGGGGTGATCGGCTGTGAAAAACACAGGGTAGGCTTGAGAAAGGCTTTTTTTTATACGACTCATTAGCTCAGGTGTGAGGGTTTGTGAGGTGTTTGAGTTCATGAGCTTCTTCATCACAGCACTAGCAAGATTGTTTATCATTTGTCCCTGTTAATCATGTAGAAAGTATATACAATAAGATATTAAGAATTGGACAGATATTTGTAAGCCAAAACCATAATGTAGATTGCTTCAAAGGTAACCGGTTCAGCCAATATGAATGCTGAACTATAACATCCCTCAATCTGTTTCACACATGTTTAAACTAAATGCTGGGGCATGCTAATTGATTCCATGATGGAATTGTAATTAGTAAGGTACAAGAGAAAAATAGTCACGACCAACCATCTGTTGGTGTCCGCGTCTGGGTTTGTAATATAGACAATCATAATACAATAGCAAGTACTGATCGGTGATCACGAAATATACGGTCATCTTGTCGTTCCAACCCTTCCTAGGTAGCCCTTTTATATTTGTTAAATATTTCCTAATGAAGGATTACACAAATTAATGATCCTCCAAAATGGTAAAGCCAATTATTAGATTTATCATCCGTTAGCTTGTCCAATAACTTcattcacatcaacaacaatgAATTATTGGAGCTGTTTGCTGGTATAATAAGCTTTAAGACCATAAAATACCAATGCAGTACGCAATCAATTTCAATCCAAGATCAGCCAATCAGAAAAATATCTAAACGAATAAGGAATGCATAAAGATGATCAGAACACAATGGAACTCTGGGAACACCATAAAGTACGAACATCATGAGAGATCAAATATGTCACTTTAAAAATGAAGTGCTCCTCTTCCATAAGAAAAAGGTAAGATGCTATCTACATATGACAGAATCCAGTTCTATGCCCGAGCATTGAGGAGAGCTGAGTATACTGAACTACATTCTGTTTTAGGTCCTAAAATCTGAAAGAGAGGGCAGGGATAGATCCCTCAAATCGTTCAATGACCCGAAAGAAAAATTATAGTAATAGGAACAAAATAACAACAATAATAAACCACATTCTCTTCAAATGATTCTAAAATAAGAGAAGTAGGAAAGACAAACTGAAGTTATAGAAACTACAAATGGTTTTCCTCGGTCTCCATCCACTTCCAGCTTTAAACAACTTAATGCACAGAAGAAACCACATACAAATTCATACCATGTACGTTTTCAGTGTCCATGTAAATAATTACTCTTTTTGATCTAATTTCAGGGCTTGACGATACGGCATTGCATCCAGActtgaatgtataatgtttCGAATAGCAGATAGCGTTCATCAGGTGGAAACTAGATTAATAACTTGGGTGGTATTACATCCAACATAAAATCTCATAGGCAATTGCATTTGGTTCAAAGCAGCTAGTAATATCCAAATGCAGATAATATAAAAAGCAAAAGGAGGAAAGGAAACTAACATGAAGTGGgtcttcctctcttcc
Encoded proteins:
- the LOC103420200 gene encoding uncharacterized protein isoform X2; this translates as MALPQSVRCSSSTEGEEGREEDPLHGQMINNLASAVMKKLMNSNTSQTLTPELMSRIKKSLSQAYPVFFTADHPTYAVMIQKAVAELNEEGGSTEKAVSKFIREHFDCLPLAHERFLSHHLKKLSESGEIISASKNCYMLPAHKIDSYSRREPVEKPKRSELGRRIIRRRNYFEPENLAVEHVELTGQQREHARQSQEPLQKEEFSKAIDDEDVFPEKQNELQDELNGKNRQAEMQEAAMVVQKYKVTEEQVEETKQQREHGQRSQETSLEEQHSKVIDDQDGSPEEQQDEVNGQKSKNEIQEVAVIVEKHTNSKQKATEEQVEMTEKQREHDMQIGEPDRGEYTKLIDDQNGCLELQTEQNELNGQQSQTQMQEVAMTFERQNNANQICKVAEEWVELTCVEVTEQRSHRQQSEDTGLLEQHGEVIDDQSVSPYEQCVKGNGQQSENQTEEVPVIVEQQNTAKEKYKATEEPVEVTDKQGEHKQQSPQEQHNMVIESQNGSSDDLQDEVNGQQTQTHVQEIAVIVEKQCIAEHDDKVNEDEEYQLTEQHGERGQQSEEEQHNNVIGYQNGSPEKQNEQPDDADGQQSRIQMQEIAVTFEKKIDTEQNYKATEEIIRAQEDGQIEQQCQSKEQQCEMTTGRLQIEGIEREIRLLEEQVEIMEKLTAPEQQIEIISEQNKPQEPIDLISQTIDSCNMQELSSNKQEKDAAIVINSSPLTSQKLPHHGSSHLSEDEEQKAENVIEENAVEMELTEIEQSCEKQQEKQEWCQQGQLLPRRKKPSESDCGVPKAPTFQELEHEQQPRECIQEMGVELDYLSVKMSFEPQKKTDEPGQQRQLRPRRQRQSTSEVSITPNLQEAEKTEELRASAEKTGQTQQQRQLRPRSKMLSKSGQAATGSRVVFLPSQSLDEECISLSNSGRSRMQKSGGKKLCQQKNQHENHSTQHKRCTPEPTIDTLGSILLSQNTELPNTEAFQDLGPTAIDALSQPMDQKTKKLKSKPTTTKVLDELVLTSQQLVEEPHTPQLKPRSVVEFSPTIVQLQQLRHMKLRSHSQGVSQSDPAVSMTESSPSQHQCEQPQEEHHDELQQPKHQKKNPPRPKETVDSTMRVLFPTADQQPQKQERARPHKKKTGHSCNRR
- the LOC103420200 gene encoding uncharacterized protein isoform X1, with the protein product MALPQSVRCSSSTEGEEGREEDPLHGQMINNLASAVMKKLMNSNTSQTLTPELMSRIKKSLSQAYPVFFTADHPTYAVMIQKAVAELNEEGGSTEKAVSKFIREHFDCLPLAHERFLSHHLKKLSESGEIISASKNCYMLPAHKIDSYSRREPVEKPKRSELGRRIIRRRNYFEPENLAVEHVELTGQQREHARQSQEPLQKEEFSKAIDDEDVFPEKQNELQDELNGKNRQAEMQEAAMVVQKYKVTEEQVEETKQQREHGQRSQETSLEEQHSKVIDDQDGSPEEQQDEVNGQKSKNEIQEVAVIVEKHTNSKQKATEEQVEMTEKQREHDMQIGEPDRGEYTKLIDDQNGCLELQTEQNELNGQQSQTQMQEVAMTFERQNNANQICKVAEEWVELTCVEVTEQRSHRQQSEDTGLLEQHGEVIDDQSVSPYEQCVKGNGQQSENQTEEVPVIVEQQNTAKEKYKATEEPVEVTDKQGEHKQQSPQEQHNMVIESQNGSSDDLQDEVNGQQTQTHVQEIAVIVEKQCIAEHDDKVNEDEEYQLTEQHGERGQQSEEEQHNNVIGYQNGSPEKQNEQPDDADGQQSRIQMQEIAVTFEKKIDTEQNYKATEEIIRAQEDGQIEQQCQSKEQQCEMTTGRLQIEGIEREIRLLEEQVEIMEKLTAPEQQIEIISEQNKPQEPIDLISQTIDSCNMQELSSNKQEKDAAIVINSSPLTSQKLPHHGSSHLSEDEEQKAENVIEENAVEMELTEIEQSCEKQQEKQEWCQQGQLLPRRKKPSESDCGVPKAPTFQDGEEQQAENVTEQSYRARHQTEEQQKFRGLGLQDQRPSDQQGENACQELEHEQQPRECIQEMGVELDYLSVKMSFEPQKKTDEPGQQRQLRPRRQRQSTSEVSITPNLQEAEKTEELRASAEKTGQTQQQRQLRPRSKMLSKSGQAATGSRVVFLPSQSLDEECISLSNSGRSRMQKSGGKKLCQQKNQHENHSTQHKRCTPEPTIDTLGSILLSQNTELPNTEAFQDLGPTAIDALSQPMDQKTKKLKSKPTTTKVLDELVLTSQQLVEEPHTPQLKPRSVVEFSPTIVQLQQLRHMKLRSHSQGVSQSDPAVSMTESSPSQHQCEQPQEEHHDELQQPKHQKKNPPRPKETVDSTMRVLFPTADQQPQKQERARPHKKKTGHSCNRR